From a region of the Lactuca sativa cultivar Salinas chromosome 4, Lsat_Salinas_v11, whole genome shotgun sequence genome:
- the LOC111879988 gene encoding non-specific phospholipase C3 codes for MANEGINQENYPIKTIVILVQENHSFDHMLGWMKSLNPEIDGVTGKESNPLSTTDPDSTRIYYSNDSDFIQPDPGHMYQEVYEQIFGVPWTEESSSSGIPPTMEGFAQQAESVEVGLSKVVMSGFKPDDVPVYQELVMEFAVCDRWFASVPGETQPNRLYLHSATSNGAISNDTSRLIQGFPQKTIFESLEERGLSFGIYYQYPPSTLFYRNLRQLKYIDNFHQFDLNFKQDCEEGTLPNYVVIEQRYFDLQILPGNDDHPSHDISEGQKFIKEVYEALRSSPQWNEILFLVTYDEHGGFYDHVPTPVSDVPSPDGIASPAPYNFQFDRLGVRVPTILISPWIERGTVLHGPSGPYPSSQFEHSSIPATVKKLFNLKDFLTKRDEWAGTFEGILTRATPRTDCPVSLPEPEKMRDGEANEDAKLTEFQVELVQLCAVLKGDYKDGISLEKLVENMKVKDATGYMDVAFKQFCDDCRKAKEEGKDDSYIVCDKELSSCLISTKHFVGKICSCFLCEN; via the exons ATGGCAAATGAAGGTATTAACCAAGAAAACTATCCCATCAAAACTATAGTGATACTAGTTCAAGAAAATCATTCATTTGATCACATGCTAGGCTGGATGAAATCTCTCAACCCCGAAATCGACGGTGTTACCGGAAAAGAATCCAACCCACTATCCACCACCGATCCAGACTCGACCCGAATCTATTATAGCAATGACTCCGACTTCATCCAGCCTGACCCTGGCCACATGTACCAAGAGGTTTATGAACAAATCTTTGGTGTGCCATGGACAGAAGAATCATCATCATCTGGAATCCCTCCAACCATGGAGGGTTTTGCACAACAAGCTGAAAGCGTAGAGGTAGGGTTATCTAAGGTTGTAATGTCTGGTTTTAAGCCGGATGATGTTCCGGTTTATCAAGAACTGGTGATGGAGTTTGCGGTTTGTGACCGATGGTTTGCTTCAGTGCCAGGTGAGACGCAACCGAATAGGTTATATCTTCACTCAGCCACTTCGAATGGTGCGATAAGTAATGATACCTCGAGGCTGATCCAAGGGTTTCCTCAGAAGACCATATTTGAATCGTTGGAGGAAAGGGGTTTATCTTTTGGAATTTATTATCAATACCCTCCATCAACACTTTTCTACAG GAATCTAAGACAACTGAAGTACATCGACAACTTTCATCAGTTTGATCTCAATTTTAAACAAGATTGCGAGGAAGGAACGTTACCGAATTATGTTGTTATAGAACAAAGATATTTTGACCTTCAAATATTGCCAGGAAACGATGATCACCCTTCTCACGACATCTCAGAAGGCCAAAAGTTTATAAAAGAAGTCTACGAAGCATTGAGATCGAGTCCCCAGTGGAATGAAATCTTGTTTCTAGTCACATATGATGAACATGGTGGTTTTTACGATCATGTCCCCACCCCTGTCTCTGATGTCCCGAGCCCTGATGGCATTGCGAGTCCTGCACCGTATAACTTTCAATTCGACCGTCTTGGAGTCAGGGTTCCGACTATTTTGATATCTCCTTGGATCGAAAGGGGAACCg TGTTGCATGGGCCTTCAGGACCTTACCCGAGCTCACAATTTGAACATTCTTCCATTCCAGCGACTGTAAAGAAGCTCTTCAACCTAAAAGATTTTTTGACAAAACGAGACGAGTGGGCAGGCACTTTTGAAGGCATTCTCACTAGAGCCACTCCTAGAACAGATTGTCCAG TTAGCTTACCTGAGCCTGAGAAAATGAGAGATGGTGAAGCAAACGAAGATGCCAAATTAACCGAATTTCAAGTGGAACTTGTACAGTTATGTGCAGTGTTAAAAGGGGACTATAAAGATGGCATTAGTCTTGAGAAGTTAGTAGAGAATATGAAGGTTAAGGATGCAACGGGATATATGGATGTTGCATTCAAACAATTCTGTGATGACTGCAGAAAAGCCAAGGAAGAGGGGAAAGATGACTCGTACATAGTATGTGATAAAGAGTTATCGTCTTGTCTAATAAGCACAAAACACTTTGTCGGGAAAATATGTTCATGTTTTCTTTGTGAGAATTGA